Proteins from a genomic interval of Candidatus Omnitrophota bacterium:
- the rpmF gene encoding 50S ribosomal protein L32, which yields MPNPKRRHSKARGRWRRTHYKADIPNPSTCPNCKKPKLPHRICPNCGYYNGRPVVQIKQKEKKKKK from the coding sequence ATGCCAAATCCAAAACGGAGACATTCAAAAGCAAGAGGTAGATGGAGAAGGACGCACTATAAAGCGGATATACCGAACCCCTCTACCTGCCCAAACTGTAAAAAACCGAAGTTGCCTCACCGAATATGCCCTAACTGCGGATATTATAACGGCAGGCCGGTTGTACAAATTAAACAAAAAGAGAAGAAAAAAAAGAAATAA
- the plsX gene encoding phosphate acyltransferase PlsX yields the protein MRIAIDGMGGDRAPQVVVDGVVAAAREYDYDMVLVGDKTILRRELSRYKRYPDNIFIEHAPEVVLMDEPPAISVRKKRNSSIAIGIDLLKNGEADAFICAGNTGAVVCSATLGLGLLPGIERPGISIVFPTFKGVSMMIDVGANIDPKPLHLLHYGIMGDAYSKYILNKSKPMIGLLSIGEEATKGTDFIKETHKLLDDSRLNFIGNVEGRDVFTGRCDVVLCDGFVGNVVLKVAEGIGGAITKLLKSQIKNSVLAKIGALMSKPAFLRLWKDLDYSEYGGAPLLGVAGHVIISHGSSSAKAIKNAIRRGAEYKENELNKRIVEELESY from the coding sequence ATGAGGATAGCTATTGACGGCATGGGCGGTGACCGAGCCCCACAGGTTGTAGTAGACGGCGTAGTGGCGGCGGCAAGAGAATACGATTATGACATGGTCCTTGTCGGCGATAAGACAATATTGCGAAGAGAACTTTCCAGGTATAAAAGGTATCCGGATAATATATTTATAGAGCACGCCCCGGAAGTCGTCTTAATGGACGAGCCTCCGGCAATATCGGTAAGAAAAAAGAGGAATTCATCGATAGCTATTGGCATAGACCTTCTGAAAAACGGGGAAGCCGATGCTTTTATATGCGCAGGTAATACCGGAGCGGTAGTATGCTCCGCCACTTTAGGGCTTGGGCTCTTGCCCGGGATAGAGCGGCCAGGGATATCTATAGTATTTCCTACCTTTAAAGGCGTTTCAATGATGATAGACGTAGGCGCCAATATAGACCCGAAACCGTTACACCTTCTGCATTACGGCATAATGGGCGATGCGTACAGTAAATATATATTAAATAAATCGAAACCGATGATAGGCCTTCTTAGTATAGGCGAAGAGGCTACAAAAGGGACCGATTTCATCAAGGAGACCCATAAGCTTCTGGATGATAGCAGATTGAATTTTATAGGCAATGTTGAAGGCCGCGACGTATTTACGGGAAGGTGCGACGTTGTCCTTTGCGACGGTTTCGTCGGAAACGTCGTCTTAAAAGTCGCCGAGGGTATAGGAGGAGCGATTACGAAACTTCTTAAAAGTCAGATAAAGAACAGCGTTCTTGCTAAAATAGGCGCTTTAATGAGTAAGCCTGCTTTTCTAAGGCTTTGGAAAGACCTCGATTATTCCGAATACGGAGGCGCGCCGCTTCTCGGCGTAGCCGGACATGTGATCATAAGCCACGGATCCTCAAGCGCAAAGGCGATAAAAAATGCCATAAGGAGAGGCGCGGAATATAAGGAGAATGAATTAAATAAACGCATAGTGGAAGAATTGGAGAGCTACTGA
- the rsmD gene encoding 16S rRNA (guanine(966)-N(2))-methyltransferase RsmD, translated as MRIIAGKYRSRLIRSPRAEGVRPTKDRIREALFNIIREYIDGRDVLDLFAGSGAFGIEAISRGANTAVFVDSQRECVKAIEDNLNMLEVEKDRFDIIKMDVQKAIDRLVSAGKKFDIILMDPPYYKEIAKKCLIKLSERDILNPRCVIMAEHHKKDILPQEIGGITSYRSVCYGDICLTFYKSKE; from the coding sequence ATGCGAATAATAGCCGGGAAATACAGATCGAGATTGATAAGGAGTCCGAGGGCAGAAGGCGTCAGGCCGACCAAGGACCGCATAAGAGAAGCGCTTTTTAATATAATACGCGAATATATCGACGGCCGGGATGTGCTTGACCTTTTTGCGGGATCGGGCGCATTCGGCATAGAAGCTATATCGAGAGGAGCGAATACAGCCGTTTTTGTAGATAGCCAAAGAGAATGCGTAAAGGCCATAGAAGATAATCTGAATATGCTCGAGGTAGAAAAGGACAGATTTGATATAATAAAGATGGATGTCCAGAAGGCCATAGACCGGCTTGTTAGCGCGGGAAAAAAGTTCGATATAATACTAATGGATCCCCCGTATTACAAAGAGATAGCAAAAAAATGCTTGATTAAGCTGAGCGAGCGTGATATACTAAACCCTCGTTGCGTAATTATGGCCGAACATCATAAGAAAGATATTTTGCCGCAGGAGATAGGCGGTATAACTTCTTATCGTAGCGTGTGTTACGGCGATATTTGCCTCACATTTTACAAATCGAAAGAATGA
- a CDS encoding ketoacyl-ACP synthase III — protein MEPKLKKRKTAKNQKVGIIGVGKFVPTKVLTNADIEKMVETSNEWIITRTGIKERRIAGEGIAAAFMGSEAAKEAIENAHLNAENIDLIITATITPDMQFPSTACLIQNRLGAVNAVCFDISAACAGYVYGMAIAEQFIKSGMYRNALVIGSEKMSSVTDWKDRNTCVLLGDGAGACVMSKVKTGGILSVYLGSDGRNAPLLEMPAGGSLRPATHETIDERLHYMKMSGGELFKEAVKIMADAGNKAMALSGIKCGEMDLVIPHQANMRILMAVAKRMNLPPSKVYLNIEKYGNMSSASTAVALTEAVQEGRIKKGNKIVLDAFGAGLVWGAIVIEW, from the coding sequence ATGGAGCCCAAATTAAAAAAAAGAAAAACCGCAAAAAATCAGAAAGTCGGTATCATAGGAGTTGGAAAATTTGTCCCCACCAAAGTCCTGACAAATGCTGACATCGAAAAAATGGTGGAGACCTCGAATGAGTGGATAATCACGCGAACGGGCATAAAAGAACGGCGGATCGCCGGAGAGGGTATTGCCGCGGCTTTTATGGGTTCTGAAGCCGCAAAGGAAGCGATTGAAAATGCCCATCTAAACGCTGAAAACATAGACTTGATAATAACCGCTACAATAACCCCCGATATGCAGTTTCCATCGACCGCCTGCCTCATACAGAACAGGCTCGGCGCGGTAAACGCCGTATGTTTTGACATAAGTGCCGCCTGCGCAGGATACGTTTACGGCATGGCCATAGCCGAGCAATTTATAAAATCCGGCATGTACCGTAATGCGTTGGTAATAGGTTCCGAGAAAATGTCGTCTGTTACGGATTGGAAGGACAGGAATACCTGCGTTTTATTGGGAGATGGCGCTGGCGCGTGTGTTATGAGTAAAGTAAAGACAGGAGGCATACTGTCGGTTTATTTGGGTTCGGACGGCAGAAATGCGCCTCTCTTAGAAATGCCGGCCGGCGGTTCACTTAGGCCAGCTACCCATGAAACGATAGATGAGAGATTGCACTATATGAAGATGAGCGGTGGGGAGCTGTTCAAGGAGGCCGTAAAGATAATGGCAGATGCCGGCAATAAGGCCATGGCCTTAAGCGGCATTAAATGCGGCGAAATGGACCTTGTCATTCCGCACCAGGCAAATATGAGGATATTGATGGCAGTCGCGAAAAGGATGAACCTGCCGCCGTCAAAGGTATATTTAAATATAGAAAAATACGGTAATATGTCGAGTGCCTCTACGGCGGTTGCGCTCACCGAGGCTGTTCAAGAAGGCAGGATAAAAAAAGGCAATAAGATAGTCTTAGATGCATTCGGCGCCGGCCTTGTCTGGGGCGCCATCGTAATAGAGTGGTGA
- the coaD gene encoding pantetheine-phosphate adenylyltransferase, which produces MKRIAVYAGSFDPITYGHVDIIERAGRIFDRVIVAVAHNTEKKPLFTVSERVVMLKKAARHMSNIEIDDFTGLAVDYVLKKKANVLIRGIRMLSDFEYEFQMALTNRKINDSVETIFLMPHESYSYLSSTLIKEAALLGADLKSFVPDFIEKELKKKLRKR; this is translated from the coding sequence ATGAAAAGGATAGCAGTATACGCAGGAAGTTTTGACCCTATAACATATGGCCATGTAGATATCATAGAGCGCGCCGGCCGCATATTTGACCGCGTTATAGTGGCAGTGGCGCATAATACCGAGAAGAAGCCGCTTTTTACGGTAAGCGAGCGCGTCGTCATGTTAAAGAAGGCCGCCCGGCATATGTCCAATATAGAGATAGACGATTTTACGGGCCTCGCCGTGGATTATGTCCTCAAAAAGAAAGCCAATGTGCTTATAAGGGGCATCCGCATGTTGTCTGATTTCGAATATGAATTTCAGATGGCCCTTACAAACCGCAAGATAAATGACAGCGTAGAGACGATATTTTTAATGCCGCATGAGTCGTATTCGTATCTTTCAAGCACGCTGATAAAAGAGGCCGCGTTATTGGGCGCAGATTTAAAAAGTTTCGTTCCGGATTTTATAGAAAAGGAACTTAAAAAGAAGCTTAGGAAAAGATAA
- the pta gene encoding phosphate acetyltransferase, translating into MDPIKFIRDKAKKNLKTIVLSEPADPRVLEAAVTVAKGRIAKIIFLGDVENTRKSLRKFGEYDEGMIKIIDPKTSEMIDKLAKDLSQKRHNRYPDEQSAKKILLDNYVFFGAMMVANGLADGFVAGASHKTSDVARAAIHCLEVDESIGVASGSFLMYIENSHYGDNGLFVFADCGLLPDPNPRQLAGIAVSSAELYRRLFDKEPYVAMLSYSTKSSAQGQLVDKVKKGVEEARVLAPDILIDGELQADSALDYEVANIKTSMKDSAVAGKANVLIFPNLDSGNISYKLVQRLTNARAIGPILQGLKKPASDLSRGCIVDDVIDAIAITAVRAQ; encoded by the coding sequence GTGGATCCGATAAAGTTTATAAGAGATAAGGCGAAAAAAAATTTAAAGACGATAGTTCTGTCAGAGCCCGCCGACCCCAGAGTTTTAGAGGCTGCCGTTACGGTAGCTAAAGGGAGAATAGCGAAAATAATCTTTCTGGGCGACGTAGAAAATACGAGAAAAAGTCTGCGGAAGTTCGGTGAATACGATGAAGGTATGATAAAAATAATCGACCCGAAAACGTCAGAGATGATTGATAAATTGGCAAAAGACTTGTCCCAAAAGCGCCATAATAGGTACCCTGACGAACAGTCCGCGAAGAAGATATTGTTGGATAACTATGTATTTTTTGGGGCCATGATGGTTGCAAACGGCCTGGCAGACGGGTTTGTTGCGGGAGCCAGCCACAAAACAAGCGACGTGGCGAGGGCGGCTATTCACTGCCTTGAGGTCGACGAGTCTATCGGTGTAGCCTCGGGATCTTTTCTTATGTACATAGAAAACTCTCATTATGGCGACAATGGGCTCTTTGTCTTTGCCGATTGCGGATTATTGCCTGACCCGAACCCGCGCCAATTAGCGGGAATAGCGGTGTCCTCAGCAGAATTATACCGCCGGCTGTTTGATAAAGAGCCTTACGTAGCCATGCTTAGTTATTCCACAAAATCGAGTGCCCAGGGGCAGCTCGTAGATAAGGTGAAGAAGGGCGTGGAGGAGGCAAGAGTGCTGGCCCCGGATATTTTAATCGACGGTGAATTGCAGGCAGACAGCGCCCTTGACTATGAAGTGGCGAATATAAAAACAAGTATGAAGGACAGCGCGGTGGCGGGAAAAGCGAACGTACTGATATTTCCGAATCTTGACAGTGGGAATATAAGTTATAAACTGGTACAGAGGCTGACCAACGCAAGAGCTATAGGCCCTATATTGCAAGGGCTGAAGAAACCGGCAAGCGATCTTTCAAGAGGATGTATAGTAGACGATGTCATAGATGCCATCGCTATTACGGCGGTAAGAGCACAGTAA